From one Streptomyces sp. ICC1 genomic stretch:
- a CDS encoding GPI anchored serine-threonine rich family protein — MLRRVNRALSRPDAAVLLDADSVLVVTPGADTVWAPGDRVRIGWRLVGLTGHPMDIALVRVDGSRVSEDLAVLATDVEPADLGLTVTVPENLTPAGNYAIAVTSHDPMAVYSPAFRITAG; from the coding sequence GTGCTCCGGCGCGTCAACCGCGCCCTCAGCCGCCCCGACGCCGCCGTGCTCCTCGACGCGGACTCCGTCCTGGTCGTCACCCCCGGGGCGGACACCGTCTGGGCTCCCGGCGACCGGGTGCGGATCGGCTGGCGCCTCGTCGGCCTCACCGGGCACCCCATGGACATCGCCCTCGTCCGGGTCGACGGCTCGCGCGTCTCCGAGGACCTCGCCGTCCTGGCCACCGACGTCGAGCCCGCCGACCTCGGCCTCACCGTCACCGTGCCCGAAAACCTGACTCCCGCGGGCAATTACGCCATCGCGGTCACCTCGCACGACCCCATGGCCGTCTACAGCCCCGCCTTCCGCATCACGGCCGGCTGA
- a CDS encoding discoidin domain-containing protein, which translates to MSLSTPRTPRITAPRRTVGVVVTAVLLLVGGLLLAYPERAGAAADPLISRGKPATASSSESSALGPQKAFDGDAASRWASAEGKDPQWIRVDLGATADVTRVRLSWEAAYAKVYRVEISADGSTWTRLANETAGNGGTDDWTGLSGKGRYLRVYGTARGTAYGYSLHEVEAYGTLGGGEPPQTGAFTVVAAGDIAAQCTASDSACAHPKTAARAQQINPKFYLTMGDNQYDDARIADFRNYYDKSWGAFKDKTRPVPGNHETYDPAGPLAGYKAYFGAVAYPQGKSYYSFDEGNWHFIALDSNSFDQKAQIDWLKADLAANGKSCIAAYWHHPLFSSGGHGNDPVSKPVWNILYGAKADLVLNGHDHHYERFAPQDPSGKAVSDGITEIVGGMGGADPYDIETVQPNSQKRISGQYGVLKMDFTDSGYSWSYVGADGSVKDTSPKYTCH; encoded by the coding sequence ATGAGCCTGAGCACCCCACGCACCCCCCGAATCACCGCACCACGCCGCACGGTGGGCGTGGTCGTCACCGCCGTACTCCTCCTCGTCGGCGGGCTGTTGCTCGCCTACCCCGAACGGGCAGGCGCCGCCGCCGACCCCCTCATCTCGCGCGGCAAGCCCGCCACCGCGTCCTCCAGCGAGAGCTCCGCCCTCGGACCGCAGAAGGCCTTCGACGGTGACGCGGCCAGCCGCTGGGCGAGCGCGGAGGGCAAGGACCCGCAGTGGATACGGGTCGACCTCGGCGCCACCGCCGACGTGACCCGCGTCCGGCTCAGCTGGGAGGCCGCGTACGCCAAGGTCTACCGGGTCGAGATCTCGGCCGACGGCTCCACCTGGACCCGCCTCGCCAACGAGACGGCCGGCAACGGCGGCACCGACGACTGGACCGGCCTGTCCGGCAAGGGCCGGTACCTGCGCGTGTACGGGACCGCCCGCGGCACCGCCTACGGCTACTCGCTGCACGAGGTCGAGGCGTACGGCACCCTCGGCGGCGGCGAGCCCCCGCAGACCGGCGCGTTCACCGTGGTGGCCGCCGGCGACATCGCCGCGCAGTGCACCGCTTCCGACAGCGCCTGCGCACACCCCAAGACCGCCGCGCGGGCCCAGCAGATCAACCCGAAGTTCTACCTGACGATGGGTGACAACCAGTACGACGACGCCCGGATCGCCGACTTCCGCAACTACTACGACAAGTCCTGGGGCGCCTTCAAGGACAAGACCCGCCCGGTCCCGGGCAACCACGAGACGTACGACCCCGCCGGACCGCTCGCCGGCTACAAGGCGTACTTCGGGGCGGTCGCCTACCCGCAGGGCAAGAGCTACTACAGCTTCGACGAGGGCAACTGGCACTTCATCGCCCTCGACTCCAACTCCTTCGACCAGAAGGCCCAGATCGACTGGCTGAAGGCCGACCTCGCCGCGAACGGCAAGTCCTGCATCGCCGCGTACTGGCACCACCCGCTGTTCTCTTCGGGCGGCCACGGCAACGACCCGGTCAGCAAGCCCGTCTGGAACATCCTGTACGGCGCCAAGGCCGACCTCGTGCTGAACGGGCACGACCACCACTACGAGCGGTTCGCCCCGCAGGACCCGAGCGGCAAGGCCGTCTCCGACGGGATCACCGAGATCGTCGGCGGCATGGGCGGCGCCGATCCCTACGACATCGAGACCGTCCAGCCCAACAGCCAGAAGCGGATCAGCGGCCAGTACGGGGTCCTGAAGATGGACTTCACGGACTCGGGCTACAGCTGGAGCTACGTCGGCGCCGACGGCAGCGTCAAGGACACCAGCCCGAAGTACACCTGCCACTGA
- the argG gene encoding argininosuccinate synthase, with the protein MSKVLTSLPVGEHVGIAFSGGLDTSVAVAWMRDKGAVPCTYTADIGQYDEPDIASVPGRAKAYGAEIARLVDCRAALVEEGLAALACGAFHIRSGGRAYFNTTPLGRAVTGTLLVRAMLEDGVQIWGDGSTFKGNDIERFYRYGLLANPHLRIYKPWLDADFVTELGGRKEMSEWLVAHELPYRDSTEKAYSTDANIWGATHEAKTLEHLDTGVETVEPIMGVRFWDPSVEIATEDVTIGFEQGRPVTIDGKEFASAVDLVMEANAIGGRHGLGMSDQIENRIIEAKSRGIYEAPGLALLHAAYERLVNAIHNEDTLAQYHNEGRRLGRLMYEGRWLDPQALMVRESLQRWVGSAVTGEVTLRLRRGEDYSILNTTGPAFSYHPDKLSMERTEDSAFGPVDRIGQLTMRNLDIADSRARLEQYASLGIVGTAHPELVGVAQAPGTGLIGAMPEGGAEAIASRGEVSGDEELLDRAAMEFGTD; encoded by the coding sequence ATGTCTAAGGTTCTCACCTCTCTGCCCGTCGGCGAGCACGTCGGCATCGCCTTCTCCGGCGGCCTCGACACCTCCGTCGCGGTCGCGTGGATGCGCGACAAGGGTGCCGTTCCGTGCACCTACACCGCCGACATCGGCCAGTACGACGAGCCCGACATCGCTTCGGTGCCCGGCCGCGCGAAGGCCTACGGCGCCGAGATCGCGCGCCTGGTCGACTGCCGGGCGGCGCTCGTCGAGGAGGGCCTGGCCGCACTCGCCTGCGGCGCGTTCCACATCCGCTCGGGCGGTCGCGCCTACTTCAACACCACCCCGCTCGGCCGCGCCGTCACCGGCACGCTGCTGGTCCGGGCGATGCTCGAGGACGGCGTCCAGATCTGGGGCGACGGCTCGACCTTCAAGGGCAACGACATCGAGCGGTTCTACCGCTACGGTCTGCTGGCCAATCCCCACCTGCGCATCTACAAGCCGTGGCTCGACGCCGACTTCGTCACCGAGCTCGGCGGCCGCAAGGAGATGTCGGAGTGGCTGGTCGCCCACGAGCTGCCCTACCGCGACAGCACCGAGAAGGCCTACTCGACCGACGCCAACATCTGGGGCGCCACCCACGAGGCCAAGACGCTGGAGCACCTCGACACCGGCGTGGAGACCGTGGAGCCGATCATGGGCGTCCGGTTCTGGGACCCCTCGGTGGAGATCGCCACCGAGGACGTGACCATCGGCTTCGAGCAGGGCCGCCCGGTCACCATCGACGGCAAGGAGTTCGCCTCCGCCGTCGACCTGGTGATGGAGGCGAATGCCATCGGCGGCCGCCACGGCCTGGGCATGTCGGACCAGATCGAGAACCGGATCATCGAGGCCAAGAGCCGCGGCATCTACGAGGCCCCCGGCCTGGCGCTGCTGCACGCCGCGTACGAGCGCCTCGTCAACGCCATCCACAACGAGGACACCCTCGCCCAGTACCACAACGAGGGCCGTCGCCTCGGCCGGCTCATGTACGAGGGCCGCTGGCTGGACCCGCAGGCGCTGATGGTCCGCGAGTCCCTGCAGCGCTGGGTCGGCTCGGCCGTCACCGGCGAGGTCACCCTGCGGCTGCGGCGCGGCGAGGACTACTCGATCCTCAACACCACCGGCCCCGCCTTCAGCTACCACCCGGACAAGCTGTCGATGGAGCGCACCGAGGACTCGGCGTTCGGCCCGGTGGACCGGATCGGCCAGCTGACCATGCGCAACCTCGACATCGCCGACTCGCGCGCGCGGCTGGAGCAGTACGCCAGCCTCGGCATCGTCGGCACCGCCCACCCCGAGCTGGTCGGCGTCGCCCAGGCGCCCGGCACCGGGCTGATCGGCGCCATGCCCGAGGGCGGCGCCGAGGCCATCGCCTCGCGCGGCGAGGTCTCCGGCGACGAAGAACTGCTGGACCGCGCCGCCATGGAGTTCGGCACCGACTAG
- the era gene encoding GTPase Era gives MSDRSPETTSPHRAGFACFVGRPNAGKSTLTNALVGTKVAITSNRPQTTRHTVRGIVHRPDAQLVLVDTPGLHKPRTLLGERLNDVVRATWSEVDVIGFCLPADQKLGPGDKFIVKELAGIKKTPKIAIITKTDLVESKVVGEQLIAVHQLAEELGFQWAEIVPVSAVGDTQIQLLADLIAPMLPKSPPLYPEGDLTDEPEMVMVAELIREAALEGVRDELPHSIAVVVEEMIPRENRPADRPLLDIHANLYIERPSQKGIIIGPKGARLKEVGMKSRKHIEALLGTPVFLDLHVKVAKDWQRDPKQLRKLGF, from the coding sequence ATGAGCGATCGTTCCCCCGAGACCACCAGCCCGCACCGTGCGGGCTTCGCCTGCTTCGTCGGCCGTCCCAATGCGGGGAAGTCGACCCTGACCAACGCGCTCGTGGGTACCAAGGTCGCGATCACCTCCAACCGGCCGCAGACCACCCGCCACACGGTCCGCGGCATCGTGCACCGCCCCGACGCACAGCTCGTCCTGGTCGACACGCCCGGCCTGCACAAGCCGCGCACCCTGCTCGGCGAGCGGCTCAACGACGTCGTGCGCGCGACCTGGTCCGAAGTCGACGTGATCGGCTTCTGCCTGCCCGCCGACCAGAAGCTCGGCCCCGGCGACAAGTTCATCGTCAAGGAGCTCGCGGGGATCAAGAAGACCCCCAAGATCGCCATCATCACCAAGACCGACCTCGTCGAGTCCAAGGTGGTGGGCGAGCAGCTCATCGCCGTGCACCAGCTCGCCGAGGAGCTGGGCTTCCAGTGGGCCGAGATCGTCCCCGTCTCGGCGGTCGGCGACACCCAGATCCAGCTGCTGGCGGACCTGATCGCGCCGATGCTGCCGAAGAGCCCGCCGCTGTACCCCGAGGGCGACCTCACGGACGAGCCCGAGATGGTGATGGTCGCGGAGCTGATCCGCGAGGCCGCGCTGGAAGGCGTACGGGACGAGCTCCCGCACTCCATCGCCGTCGTCGTCGAGGAGATGATCCCCCGGGAGAACCGCCCGGCGGACCGCCCGCTGCTGGACATCCACGCGAACCTCTACATCGAGCGGCCGAGCCAGAAGGGCATCATCATCGGCCCGAAGGGCGCCCGCCTGAAGGAGGTCGGGATGAAGTCGCGCAAGCACATCGAGGCGCTGCTCGGCACCCCGGTCTTCCTCGACCTGCACGTGAAGGTCGCCAAGGACTGGCAGCGCGACCCCAAGCAGCTCCGCAAGCTCGGCTTCTAG
- a CDS encoding type I-E CRISPR-associated protein Cas6/Cse3/CasE: MNTTRVTAARFVATHSVLTLDATHPYVAKSLVDAQEMHRTVMSGFRGWVEDGDPDARSQMGVLSTWSVDLKAAALVLVVQSRVPGDWSRVPRAALTSAPHTLTVDRTVRAGEVLGFRTVINPTRSKPSGRPVSEKARGARVPHSNPEHVKNWFLRRLQAEGEPATAEGGLVRIGATADPAALGVRMLPTVSSPAPHKGLRIARAEIRGSLTVTDPKALVETLSQGLGHARAYSCGLILTR, from the coding sequence TTGAACACCACACGCGTCACGGCGGCCCGCTTCGTCGCCACCCACTCCGTCCTGACCCTGGACGCCACCCACCCCTACGTCGCCAAGTCCCTCGTCGACGCGCAGGAGATGCACCGCACCGTCATGAGCGGATTCCGCGGCTGGGTCGAGGACGGCGACCCCGACGCCCGCTCCCAGATGGGCGTCCTGTCCACGTGGTCGGTGGACCTCAAGGCGGCGGCCCTCGTCCTGGTCGTGCAGTCCCGCGTGCCGGGCGACTGGAGCCGCGTCCCGCGCGCCGCGCTCACCTCGGCGCCGCACACCCTCACGGTCGACCGCACCGTACGGGCCGGCGAAGTCCTCGGCTTCCGTACGGTCATCAACCCGACCCGCAGCAAGCCGTCGGGCCGGCCGGTCTCGGAGAAGGCCCGCGGCGCCAGGGTCCCGCACAGCAATCCGGAGCACGTGAAGAACTGGTTCCTGCGCCGCCTCCAGGCGGAGGGCGAACCCGCCACGGCAGAAGGCGGCCTGGTCCGCATCGGCGCCACGGCCGACCCGGCGGCCCTCGGCGTCCGCATGCTGCCGACGGTCTCGAGCCCGGCCCCGCACAAGGGCTTGCGCATCGCCCGCGCGGAAATCCGCGGCTCCCTCACGGTCACCGACCCGAAAGCCCTGGTGGAAACCCTCTCCCAAGGCCTCGGCCACGCCCGCGCCTACAGCTGCGGCCTCATCCTGACCCGCTGA
- a CDS encoding MBL fold metallo-hydrolase: MSRTKVIPIPVMGRTAINAYLLLGRRPVIVDAGTPGSGQKIYDRITEHGVDPREVSLIVITHGHIDHFGSAAALHRLTGAPVAGHVADLGPYRTGRVREPYLPTGPMGRIMDRSKDLHARAEPLEPDVLIRGETPLEDFGIAARIMPTPGHTAGSVSVLTDDGDLIAGDLVANSFMGLIPGKPANPPFHDDPRQNLTSLREMLALNPTRLHVGHGAPLEPDRVRRWADREHGRLSRLEAAGRIATRAEDTM, translated from the coding sequence ATGTCCCGCACGAAGGTCATTCCCATCCCTGTCATGGGCCGCACGGCCATCAACGCCTACCTGCTCCTGGGCCGACGTCCGGTGATCGTCGACGCCGGGACGCCCGGCAGCGGCCAGAAGATCTACGACCGGATCACCGAGCACGGAGTGGACCCCCGCGAGGTCTCACTGATCGTCATCACCCACGGGCACATAGACCACTTCGGGTCCGCCGCCGCATTGCACCGCCTCACCGGCGCACCCGTCGCCGGCCACGTCGCGGACCTCGGGCCGTACCGCACCGGCCGGGTTCGCGAACCGTACCTGCCCACCGGCCCGATGGGCCGCATCATGGACCGGAGCAAAGACCTGCACGCGCGGGCCGAACCCCTCGAACCCGATGTGCTGATCCGCGGTGAGACTCCCCTGGAGGACTTCGGGATCGCAGCGCGCATCATGCCCACCCCCGGCCACACGGCCGGATCGGTCTCCGTCCTCACCGACGACGGAGACCTCATCGCCGGCGACCTGGTGGCCAACTCCTTCATGGGGCTCATCCCGGGCAAGCCGGCCAATCCCCCCTTCCACGACGACCCGCGGCAGAACCTCACCAGCCTTCGCGAAATGCTTGCCCTCAACCCCACCCGACTCCACGTCGGCCACGGCGCCCCGCTGGAACCCGACCGTGTCCGGCGCTGGGCCGACCGAGAGCACGGCCGCCTGTCCCGACTCGAAGCGGCCGGCCGGATCGCCACCCGCGCCGAGGACACGATGTGA
- a CDS encoding class I SAM-dependent methyltransferase — translation MAHEHHEHHHQFPEAAGFAGEEFWDSRYRESEKIWSGDANAVLVREAAPLAPGRALDLGCGEGGDAVWLARAGWHVTGTDISGVALERAAAHAADAGVADRTAWERHDLAESFPAGEYDLVSACFLHTFGEFPRERVLRRAAAAVAPGGILLVVGHAGWAPWQEDRPEVAFPTPDEVVAQLELADGAWEVLLAEEHVRAQNQPDGRPGTRTDNAVKVRRLSS, via the coding sequence ATGGCGCACGAGCACCACGAGCACCACCACCAGTTCCCCGAGGCCGCCGGGTTCGCGGGCGAGGAGTTCTGGGACTCCCGCTACCGCGAGAGCGAGAAGATCTGGAGCGGCGACGCCAACGCCGTCCTGGTCCGGGAAGCCGCGCCGCTCGCTCCGGGCCGCGCCCTGGACCTCGGCTGCGGCGAGGGCGGCGACGCCGTCTGGCTGGCGCGCGCGGGCTGGCACGTCACCGGCACGGACATCTCCGGGGTCGCCCTGGAGCGGGCCGCGGCCCACGCCGCCGACGCCGGGGTCGCGGACCGCACCGCGTGGGAGCGGCACGACCTCGCGGAGTCCTTCCCGGCCGGGGAGTACGACCTGGTCTCCGCGTGCTTCCTGCACACCTTCGGGGAGTTCCCCCGCGAGCGGGTCCTGCGCCGGGCCGCCGCGGCCGTGGCCCCCGGCGGGATCCTGCTCGTCGTCGGCCACGCGGGCTGGGCCCCCTGGCAGGAGGACCGCCCGGAGGTGGCCTTCCCGACCCCGGACGAGGTCGTCGCGCAGCTGGAGCTGGCGGACGGCGCCTGGGAGGTGCTGCTGGCGGAGGAACACGTACGGGCCCAGAACCAGCCTGACGGCCGGCCCGGGACCCGTACGGACAACGCGGTGAAGGTGCGGCGGCTCTCTTCTTGA
- the cas5e gene encoding type I-E CRISPR-associated protein Cas5/CasD, with protein sequence MTHVLLVRLAAPLQSWGAVSRFSRRDTHSRPTKSAVIGLCAAALGRDRTDPVDDLAELVFGVRADHPGTPVRDYHSVGAGRYPLRPRDVITDHRRAAAVSASMEAATGPGFGHHELAGWYGAPKRIAADPVSGALVSAELARSALITERWYLSDAAFVAGLQHEDRSLLAELAQALEHPKQLLWLGRKSCPPSGTLAAGILPGTLAEAFAAKRLLPGPGADPDPEPRRRPWAWLESPAGAPGSSPVNDQPVSFDPARRVHSMRWETRTRVTIAPTATEWDIIP encoded by the coding sequence ATGACGCACGTCCTCCTCGTCCGCCTCGCCGCCCCCCTCCAGTCCTGGGGAGCGGTCTCCCGCTTCTCGCGCCGCGACACCCACAGCCGGCCCACCAAGTCGGCCGTCATCGGCCTGTGCGCCGCGGCCCTCGGCCGCGACCGCACCGACCCCGTGGACGACCTGGCCGAACTCGTCTTCGGCGTCCGCGCCGACCATCCGGGGACCCCCGTACGGGACTACCACTCCGTCGGCGCCGGCCGGTATCCGCTGCGCCCGCGCGACGTCATCACCGACCACCGGCGCGCGGCCGCCGTCTCCGCGAGCATGGAGGCGGCCACCGGCCCCGGCTTCGGCCACCACGAGCTGGCCGGCTGGTACGGGGCGCCCAAGAGGATCGCCGCCGATCCGGTCTCCGGGGCCCTGGTCTCCGCGGAGCTCGCCCGTTCGGCGCTGATCACCGAGCGCTGGTACCTGTCGGACGCCGCCTTCGTCGCCGGTCTCCAGCACGAGGACCGGAGCCTCCTCGCGGAGCTCGCCCAAGCCCTGGAGCACCCGAAGCAACTGCTGTGGCTGGGCCGCAAGTCCTGCCCGCCCTCGGGCACCCTGGCCGCCGGCATCCTCCCGGGCACCCTCGCCGAGGCCTTCGCCGCCAAGCGGCTCCTGCCCGGCCCGGGTGCGGACCCGGACCCGGAACCGCGGCGGCGCCCCTGGGCGTGGCTCGAGTCCCCCGCCGGAGCTCCCGGGTCTTCCCCCGTCAACGACCAGCCGGTCAGCTTCGACCCCGCGCGGCGGGTCCACTCCATGCGCTGGGAGACCCGTACGCGCGTCACCATCGCCCCGACCGCCACCGAATGGGACATCATCCCTTGA
- a CDS encoding type I-E CRISPR-associated protein Cas7/Cse4/CasC — protein sequence MTGYQSLISGTFYRHAVLDRVRLRRNLQAAGMTVEEAEDASAAAEEEFVNAFVDAFPEAKRNSTASTGSLPALVLAFEGDRPYSYAAAFQRPVDENPEGRGGEGPAGPAAVRRLLAHHVFVSGRREDIRAGRLLTYDPQIDGLLAGLPELGATPVTSVGGLTQDVPPEDPTEDPTEELTGEHTGELTGEGLPT from the coding sequence ATGACCGGCTACCAGTCCCTGATCTCCGGCACTTTCTACCGGCACGCCGTGCTCGACCGCGTCCGGCTGCGCAGGAACCTCCAGGCCGCCGGGATGACCGTAGAGGAGGCCGAGGACGCCTCCGCCGCGGCCGAGGAGGAGTTCGTCAACGCCTTCGTCGACGCCTTCCCCGAGGCGAAGCGCAACTCCACCGCCTCCACCGGTTCGCTGCCCGCCCTCGTGCTCGCCTTCGAGGGCGACCGTCCGTACAGCTACGCCGCCGCCTTCCAGCGGCCCGTCGACGAGAACCCGGAGGGCAGGGGCGGCGAGGGCCCGGCCGGACCCGCCGCGGTGCGGCGGCTGCTGGCCCACCACGTCTTCGTCAGCGGCCGCCGCGAGGACATCAGGGCCGGGCGCCTCCTCACGTACGACCCCCAGATCGACGGCCTGCTCGCCGGGCTGCCGGAGCTCGGCGCGACCCCGGTGACATCGGTCGGGGGTCTGACACAGGACGTGCCGCCGGAGGACCCGACGGAGGACCCGACGGAGGAGCTGACGGGGGAGCACACAGGGGAGCTGACGGGGGAGGGGCTTCCGACATGA